In the genome of Montipora foliosa isolate CH-2021 chromosome 3, ASM3666993v2, whole genome shotgun sequence, one region contains:
- the LOC137996501 gene encoding pre-mRNA-splicing regulator WTAP-like isoform X1: protein MSENEGASKRKSEDETDPDETVPKRVRLELQDLKDSTKEEILDRVKQLSDYVDYLEKKQNGEQANKELAGLLETGEKLKQQQQESTRRENVLVMRLATKEQEMQDLLTQIHDLKQAQNPSSIQLRSTLLDPAVNLLFQRMKTDLDSEKEKLEQAQNDLSAWKFTPDSVTGKKLMAKCRMLIQENQELGRQLSQGRVAQLEAELALQKKYSDELKGSQDELNDFVIQLDEEVEGMQSTILALQQQLKDCKQQLTQSQQQLHAREDKLKITESLLADMRQQNSPVSVKSEEQDEHAQMQTSRPQVEVRTSDVECAPGAKETKADEISDRTSPSEIRTSPSEIRTSPSSLQCENNSESEERILLSASVVTSTVPVSKPVPSAPSAFSISQLLSTDSNSVSKEKKELNSLENGGAVQHNNPPLEPCSEITESPLVAAMGLVERIGCDSNNFNGEVTG, encoded by the exons GGTAAAGCAGTTAAGTGATTATGTCGACTACCTGGAGAAAAAGCAAAATGGAGAACAAGCAAACA AAGAACTGGCAGGGCTTTTGGAGACTGGAGAAAAGTTAAAGCAACAGCAACAAGAATCCACAAGGCGTGAAAATGTTTTGGTGATGAGACTGGCTACGAAGGAGCAAGAAATGCAAGATCTTTTG ACGCAAATCCACGATTTAAAACAAGCTCAAAATCCATCATCAATACAGCTTCGCTCCACACTTCTGGACCCTGCGGTTAATTTGTTGTTTCAACGCATGAAAACAGATCTGGATTCGgaaaaagagaaactggaacAAGCTCAGAATGATCTTAGTGCTTGGAAGTTTACTCCGGACAG tGTTACTGGGAAAAAATTAATGGCGAAATGTCGGATGCTGATCCAGGAAAATCAAGAGCTTGGTCGACAGTTGTCTCAAGGCAGAGTGGCACAACTGGAGGCGGAACTTGCTTTGCAGAAAAAATACAGTGATGAGCTAAAAGGAAGCCAAGATG AATTGAATGACTTCGTTATCCAGTTGGATGAAGAAGTTGAAGGCATGCAGTCGACGATTTTAGCGCTTCAGCAGCAACTCAAAGACTGCAAACAGCAATTGACTCAATCGCAACAGCAACTGCATGCTCGTGAAGACAAATTAAAGATCACTGAGAGCTTACTCGCTGATATGCGTCAGCAAAACTCACCAGTCAGCGTTAAATCGGAGGAACAAGATGAGCATGCGCAAATGCAAACGTCGAGGCCACAAGTGGAAGTGAGGACCAGCGATGTCGAGTGCGCACCCGGCGCCAAGGAAACCAAAGCGGATGAGATTAGCGATAGGACGTCCCCTTCCGAGATTAGGACATCCCCTTCCGAGATTAGGACATCCCCTTCCTCCCTGCAATGCGAAAACAACAGTGAAAGCGAAGAAAGGATACTGCTAAGCGCTTCTGTTGTAACTAGTACTGTTCCGGTTAGTAAACCCGTTCCCAGTGCCCCCTCAGCATTCTCTATCAGCCAGTTGCTATCAACAGATTCGAACTCCGTTAGTAAGGAGAAAAAAGAGCTCAACTCTCTAGAGAACGGTGGCGCGGTTCAACATAACAACCCCCCGTTAGAACCTTGCAGTGAAATCACTGAATCCCCACTTGTCGCAGCCATGGGTTTAGTGGAAAGGATTGGGTGTGACTCGAACAATTTTAATGGGGAGGTTACAGGGTGA
- the LOC137996501 gene encoding pre-mRNA-splicing regulator WTAP-like isoform X2: protein MSENEGASKRKSEDETDPDETVPKRVRLELQDLKDSTKEEILDRVKQLSDYVDYLEKKQNGEQANKLAGLLETGEKLKQQQQESTRRENVLVMRLATKEQEMQDLLTQIHDLKQAQNPSSIQLRSTLLDPAVNLLFQRMKTDLDSEKEKLEQAQNDLSAWKFTPDSVTGKKLMAKCRMLIQENQELGRQLSQGRVAQLEAELALQKKYSDELKGSQDELNDFVIQLDEEVEGMQSTILALQQQLKDCKQQLTQSQQQLHAREDKLKITESLLADMRQQNSPVSVKSEEQDEHAQMQTSRPQVEVRTSDVECAPGAKETKADEISDRTSPSEIRTSPSEIRTSPSSLQCENNSESEERILLSASVVTSTVPVSKPVPSAPSAFSISQLLSTDSNSVSKEKKELNSLENGGAVQHNNPPLEPCSEITESPLVAAMGLVERIGCDSNNFNGEVTG from the exons GGTAAAGCAGTTAAGTGATTATGTCGACTACCTGGAGAAAAAGCAAAATGGAGAACAAGCAAACA AACTGGCAGGGCTTTTGGAGACTGGAGAAAAGTTAAAGCAACAGCAACAAGAATCCACAAGGCGTGAAAATGTTTTGGTGATGAGACTGGCTACGAAGGAGCAAGAAATGCAAGATCTTTTG ACGCAAATCCACGATTTAAAACAAGCTCAAAATCCATCATCAATACAGCTTCGCTCCACACTTCTGGACCCTGCGGTTAATTTGTTGTTTCAACGCATGAAAACAGATCTGGATTCGgaaaaagagaaactggaacAAGCTCAGAATGATCTTAGTGCTTGGAAGTTTACTCCGGACAG tGTTACTGGGAAAAAATTAATGGCGAAATGTCGGATGCTGATCCAGGAAAATCAAGAGCTTGGTCGACAGTTGTCTCAAGGCAGAGTGGCACAACTGGAGGCGGAACTTGCTTTGCAGAAAAAATACAGTGATGAGCTAAAAGGAAGCCAAGATG AATTGAATGACTTCGTTATCCAGTTGGATGAAGAAGTTGAAGGCATGCAGTCGACGATTTTAGCGCTTCAGCAGCAACTCAAAGACTGCAAACAGCAATTGACTCAATCGCAACAGCAACTGCATGCTCGTGAAGACAAATTAAAGATCACTGAGAGCTTACTCGCTGATATGCGTCAGCAAAACTCACCAGTCAGCGTTAAATCGGAGGAACAAGATGAGCATGCGCAAATGCAAACGTCGAGGCCACAAGTGGAAGTGAGGACCAGCGATGTCGAGTGCGCACCCGGCGCCAAGGAAACCAAAGCGGATGAGATTAGCGATAGGACGTCCCCTTCCGAGATTAGGACATCCCCTTCCGAGATTAGGACATCCCCTTCCTCCCTGCAATGCGAAAACAACAGTGAAAGCGAAGAAAGGATACTGCTAAGCGCTTCTGTTGTAACTAGTACTGTTCCGGTTAGTAAACCCGTTCCCAGTGCCCCCTCAGCATTCTCTATCAGCCAGTTGCTATCAACAGATTCGAACTCCGTTAGTAAGGAGAAAAAAGAGCTCAACTCTCTAGAGAACGGTGGCGCGGTTCAACATAACAACCCCCCGTTAGAACCTTGCAGTGAAATCACTGAATCCCCACTTGTCGCAGCCATGGGTTTAGTGGAAAGGATTGGGTGTGACTCGAACAATTTTAATGGGGAGGTTACAGGGTGA